Proteins encoded by one window of Ulvibacter sp. MAR_2010_11:
- the mdh gene encoding malate dehydrogenase, translating to MKVTVVGAGAVGASCAEYIAIKNFASEVVLLDIKEGYAEGKAMDLMQTASLNGFDTKISGSTNDYSKTANSDICVVTSGIPRKPGMTREELIGINAGIVKTVTENLVKHSPETILIIVSNPMDTMTYLAHKTTGLAKNQIIGMGGALDSARFKYRLAEALDAPISDVDGMVIGGHSDTGMVPLTRMATRNSVPVTAFISEARLEQVKEDTKVGGATLTKLLGTSAWYAPGAAVSAMVQAIACDQKKMFPCSTLLEGEYNLNDICIGVPVIIGKNGIEKIVQLELNEAEKTHMQESAEGVRNTNDLLEL from the coding sequence ATGAAAGTAACAGTTGTTGGAGCAGGAGCAGTAGGCGCAAGTTGTGCCGAATACATTGCCATTAAAAATTTTGCAAGCGAAGTTGTATTATTAGACATTAAAGAAGGCTACGCCGAAGGGAAAGCTATGGATTTGATGCAAACTGCTTCATTAAACGGATTTGACACAAAAATATCGGGATCTACAAACGATTATTCTAAAACTGCCAACAGCGATATCTGTGTTGTGACCAGTGGTATTCCAAGGAAACCGGGCATGACTCGTGAGGAACTAATTGGAATCAACGCCGGAATTGTAAAAACTGTAACTGAAAACCTGGTTAAACACTCTCCTGAGACAATTTTAATCATAGTGAGTAATCCCATGGATACCATGACCTATTTGGCGCATAAAACCACCGGACTTGCAAAAAACCAAATCATAGGTATGGGTGGAGCCCTGGATAGCGCCCGATTTAAGTATCGTTTGGCTGAGGCATTGGATGCACCCATTAGCGATGTTGACGGAATGGTAATTGGAGGACACAGTGATACCGGAATGGTGCCTTTAACGCGTATGGCTACCAGAAACAGCGTGCCTGTTACAGCTTTTATTTCAGAAGCAAGATTGGAGCAGGTAAAAGAAGACACCAAAGTAGGAGGCGCTACCTTGACAAAATTATTGGGAACTTCGGCATGGTATGCTCCCGGAGCGGCAGTTTCGGCTATGGTACAGGCAATTGCTTGTGATCAGAAAAAAATGTTTCCGTGTTCAACCCTGTTGGAAGGTGAATACAATTTAAACGATATCTGTATTGGAGTACCGGTTATTATTGGTAAAAACGGAATTGAAAAAATTGTGCAACTGGAGTTAAACGAAGCCGAAAAAACACATATGCAAGAAAGTGCTGAAGGTGTTAGAAATACCAACGATTTGCTGGAATTGTAA
- the secDF gene encoding protein translocase subunit SecDF produces MQNKGLITVFAVLFGLVSLYQLSFTYIANKVEDDAKAYANTKFPAEQSEERDIAELQYLDSLGTEPVFLGIDYKTAKEKELNKGLDLKGGINVILQISVKDILKGLANNSKDAAFNQALKDAEVLQKDSQDTYLESFSIAFEALPGDNKLASQNIFFNKNLEDQITADMSNKEVMVVLEKKIDEAITSAFEVLRKRIDKFGVTQPNIQRLGNSARILVELPGAKDIERTKNLLQSTAQLEFWEVYKSEEMAGFLLQAEQKVKDLAAAETPEEEVQDSTATEDATVSELLKGDEVEETEGDALKNNPIQARMVSPGFQGSPILGTFAVKDISVINEYLRLPQVKALLPADQRTTRFVWGKPEFNEVVSLDVASLYALKVGRDGLPPLGGAVVVDAQQSYDQVGRVAVDMQMNGRGAKIWEEMTGKAFSAGSQIAIVLDDIVYSAPGVTSGPISGGRSSITGDFSITEGQDLANVLRAGKLPASAEIIQGEVVGPTLGQEAINSGIISFALALAFVLLWMIGYYGKAGIFADVALAVNILFIFGILAGLGAVLTLPGIAGIILTIGMSVDANVLIFERIREELAKGKAQKDAIKDGFNNALSSILDANITTGLTGLILLVFGTGPIQGFATTLLIGILTSLFTAIFITRLFIDSYTKNGKPLSCSTPVTKNLFKNVNIDFLGKRKIAYVISGIMILISLGSLFTVGLNQGVDFVGGRTYTVRFAQDVDAVKIQDELIAVYGSAEAKTYGGDNQLKITTKYKVDDSGSEVDEEIEKMLFTGLKSHLPADMTYESFTADDEGKTVGRMEYYKVSPTIADDIKKSSFWAVLGSLIVVFLYILLRFRKWQFSLGAVAAVFHDVLIVLGIFSLTYRIMPFSMEIDQSFIAAILTVIGYSLNDTVVVFDRIREYFNEHTTWKMKRVINAALNSTLSRTLNTSLTTLIVLLCMFFIGAESIRGLLFAIIVGIVVGTYSSLFIATPVMFDTVKKKGIDLSTKKEVEIDNKGIKA; encoded by the coding sequence ATGCAAAATAAAGGACTTATTACAGTATTTGCGGTATTATTTGGATTGGTTAGTTTGTACCAGCTATCCTTCACCTATATCGCAAACAAGGTTGAAGATGATGCAAAAGCGTATGCGAATACTAAATTTCCTGCAGAGCAATCTGAAGAAAGAGACATTGCAGAACTTCAGTATTTAGACTCTTTAGGGACAGAGCCTGTTTTTTTAGGAATTGATTATAAAACGGCCAAAGAAAAAGAGCTAAACAAAGGTTTGGATCTAAAAGGTGGAATTAATGTGATCCTTCAAATTTCTGTAAAAGACATCTTGAAGGGATTGGCAAACAATTCTAAAGATGCTGCGTTCAACCAGGCGTTGAAAGATGCAGAAGTGCTTCAGAAAGACAGTCAGGACACCTATTTAGAGTCCTTTTCAATAGCATTCGAAGCCCTTCCGGGGGACAATAAATTAGCGTCACAAAATATTTTCTTCAATAAAAATCTGGAAGACCAGATTACTGCCGACATGTCCAATAAGGAGGTGATGGTTGTTTTGGAGAAGAAGATCGACGAAGCCATTACTTCGGCTTTTGAAGTATTGAGAAAGCGTATCGACAAATTTGGGGTAACACAACCCAACATTCAGCGTTTGGGGAATTCGGCCCGTATTTTGGTGGAATTACCCGGTGCAAAAGACATTGAACGTACAAAGAACTTATTGCAGAGTACAGCTCAGTTAGAATTCTGGGAAGTATATAAAAGTGAAGAAATGGCCGGTTTCTTGCTTCAAGCCGAACAAAAAGTAAAAGACTTGGCAGCTGCCGAAACCCCCGAAGAAGAAGTTCAGGATTCAACTGCCACCGAAGACGCAACTGTTTCCGAATTACTTAAAGGTGACGAAGTTGAAGAGACAGAAGGCGATGCACTTAAAAATAATCCTATTCAGGCCAGAATGGTATCTCCCGGGTTTCAGGGATCTCCAATTCTGGGAACTTTTGCTGTAAAAGATATTTCGGTAATAAACGAATATTTGCGTTTACCACAGGTAAAAGCACTTTTACCGGCAGACCAACGTACTACAAGATTTGTTTGGGGAAAACCTGAGTTTAATGAAGTTGTTTCACTGGATGTAGCTTCGTTATATGCCCTAAAGGTTGGTCGTGACGGATTGCCTCCACTTGGAGGAGCCGTAGTTGTAGATGCACAACAATCCTACGATCAGGTAGGAAGAGTAGCAGTAGACATGCAAATGAACGGGCGTGGTGCTAAAATCTGGGAAGAAATGACCGGCAAAGCATTTTCTGCCGGAAGTCAGATTGCAATTGTACTTGATGACATCGTATATTCTGCTCCCGGAGTTACAAGTGGCCCTATTTCAGGAGGTCGTAGCTCTATTACCGGAGACTTCAGCATTACCGAGGGTCAGGATTTAGCAAACGTATTACGTGCAGGAAAATTACCTGCTTCTGCAGAGATTATACAAGGTGAAGTTGTTGGACCAACTTTAGGTCAGGAAGCTATTAACAGCGGAATTATCTCCTTTGCTTTAGCTTTGGCGTTTGTACTGCTTTGGATGATTGGTTACTACGGAAAAGCAGGTATATTCGCAGATGTTGCCCTGGCAGTAAACATCTTGTTTATTTTTGGAATACTTGCAGGACTTGGAGCCGTACTCACATTACCGGGTATCGCGGGTATTATCTTAACCATTGGTATGTCTGTAGATGCGAATGTACTTATCTTCGAGCGTATTCGTGAAGAACTTGCCAAAGGGAAGGCCCAGAAAGATGCTATTAAAGATGGTTTCAACAATGCATTGTCCTCCATTTTGGATGCTAACATTACAACGGGTCTTACCGGTTTAATTTTATTAGTTTTCGGAACAGGTCCTATTCAAGGTTTTGCAACAACTTTATTAATAGGTATTCTTACCTCCTTATTTACAGCAATCTTTATCACCCGTTTGTTTATCGATTCCTATACCAAGAACGGTAAACCACTAAGCTGTTCAACACCGGTTACAAAGAACCTGTTTAAAAATGTAAATATCGATTTCCTTGGAAAGCGTAAAATTGCTTATGTGATTTCCGGAATTATGATTTTAATAAGTTTAGGGTCTCTATTTACCGTAGGTCTTAACCAAGGTGTTGATTTTGTGGGAGGACGTACTTACACAGTTCGTTTTGCACAGGATGTAGATGCCGTGAAGATACAGGATGAATTAATTGCTGTGTACGGAAGTGCCGAAGCAAAAACCTATGGTGGTGACAATCAGTTAAAAATTACAACCAAGTATAAGGTAGATGATAGTGGTTCGGAAGTGGATGAAGAAATTGAGAAAATGTTATTCACCGGACTTAAGTCACACCTTCCTGCCGATATGACTTACGAGTCGTTTACGGCCGATGACGAAGGTAAAACAGTGGGTAGAATGGAGTACTATAAAGTAAGTCCAACCATTGCCGATGATATCAAGAAGTCATCTTTCTGGGCAGTACTAGGCTCTCTTATTGTAGTATTCTTGTATATCTTATTGCGATTTAGAAAATGGCAATTTAGTTTGGGAGCAGTAGCTGCCGTATTCCACGATGTATTAATTGTACTCGGGATTTTCTCATTAACGTATAGAATCATGCCGTTCAGTATGGAGATTGACCAATCTTTTATTGCGGCAATCTTAACAGTTATCGGATATTCGTTAAACGATACCGTGGTTGTATTCGACCGTATTCGTGAATACTTTAACGAGCATACTACCTGGAAAATGAAACGAGTGATTAATGCGGCATTAAACAGCACGTTAAGTCGTACGTTAAACACCTCGTTGACCACATTGATTGTATTGCTGTGTATGTTCTTTATTGGAGCCGAATCTATTAGAGGACTGTTATTCGCAATTATTGTGGGTATTGTAGTAGGTACCTACTCCTCGTTGTTTATCGCAACACCCGTAATGTTCGATACTGTGAAAAAGAAAGGGATTGACCTTTCAACTAAAAAAGAAGTAGAAATAGATAACAAGGGTATCAAAGCCTAA
- a CDS encoding DUF192 domain-containing protein gives MKQIWISVALVGALFLVNGCKEKTETKVLTKEVAFTKEGELQLLKAKNDSVVARLDIEIADDDYQTETGLMYRKSMPAHQGMLFVFNDERVRAFYMKNTEFPLDILFINSNKEIVTLVKNAKAFDQTSLPSDAPSTYVLEVNAGLSDKWGLEKGDKILWNRSK, from the coding sequence ATGAAGCAAATTTGGATTAGCGTTGCATTGGTTGGCGCACTATTTCTTGTGAACGGATGCAAGGAAAAAACGGAAACAAAAGTACTTACTAAAGAAGTGGCATTTACTAAAGAAGGTGAGTTACAATTGCTGAAGGCCAAAAACGATTCGGTGGTGGCGCGTTTGGATATTGAAATAGCCGATGATGACTACCAAACCGAAACAGGACTAATGTATCGTAAGTCGATGCCTGCACACCAAGGAATGCTTTTTGTATTTAATGATGAAAGAGTGCGTGCGTTTTATATGAAAAATACCGAATTTCCTTTAGACATACTTTTTATTAATAGCAATAAAGAGATTGTAACCCTTGTTAAAAATGCAAAAGCCTTTGACCAAACTTCGCTGCCTTCAGATGCTCCTTCAACCTATGTGCTGGAAGTAAATGCCGGACTAAGCGATAAGTGGGGTCTGGAAAAAGGAGATAAAATTCTCTGGAACAGAAGTAAATAA
- the lgt gene encoding prolipoprotein diacylglyceryl transferase has protein sequence MHYLSFVWNPNEGIDLGFFMVRYYSLMFVIAFTLGWFIMKRIYKNEAVSLEKLDSLFIYMVVATLIGARLGHVIFYEPEIFAEDPLSVFLPFKTVPEFEFTGFRGLASHGAAIAIIIAMFLYSKKVLRKPVLWILDRIVIAVASGAIFVRIGNFINSEIIGKATGSDFGVVFQQLGEDFPRHPAQLYEACGYIIVFLLLWYIYWKTNKRNFLGYIFGVFLVLLWTVRFLVEFVKESQGGFESALGQTLSTGQWLSIPFILIGIYLMIRSSKKQYTNEANLD, from the coding sequence ATGCATTATTTAAGTTTTGTTTGGAATCCTAATGAGGGAATTGACCTCGGCTTTTTTATGGTTCGATATTACAGTTTGATGTTTGTAATCGCCTTTACTTTGGGGTGGTTTATTATGAAGCGCATTTACAAAAACGAAGCTGTTTCGTTGGAAAAGTTGGATAGTCTTTTTATTTATATGGTTGTTGCAACACTTATAGGTGCTCGCTTGGGACACGTGATATTCTACGAACCCGAAATATTTGCGGAAGACCCGCTTTCGGTGTTTTTACCTTTTAAAACGGTGCCTGAGTTTGAATTTACCGGCTTTAGAGGTTTGGCAAGTCATGGAGCTGCCATCGCTATCATCATTGCTATGTTTTTGTATAGTAAAAAAGTCTTGCGAAAACCTGTGCTTTGGATTCTCGATAGGATTGTAATTGCAGTGGCCAGTGGGGCCATCTTTGTACGAATTGGAAATTTTATTAATTCTGAAATAATTGGAAAAGCAACCGGAAGCGATTTCGGCGTAGTATTTCAACAACTTGGAGAAGATTTTCCAAGACATCCCGCGCAATTATACGAGGCTTGCGGTTATATTATTGTCTTTCTACTACTTTGGTATATCTATTGGAAAACCAACAAACGTAATTTTCTGGGGTATATCTTCGGAGTATTTTTAGTGCTCCTTTGGACGGTACGATTTTTGGTAGAATTTGTAAAAGAAAGTCAGGGCGGATTCGAAAGCGCTTTGGGACAAACACTTTCTACAGGACAATGGCTAAGTATTCCGTTTATTCTTATCGGAATTTATTTAATGATTCGGTCTTCAAAAAAACAATATACAAATGAAGCAAATTTGGATTAG
- the yidD gene encoding membrane protein insertion efficiency factor YidD gives MKKILTYPFIFLVRVYQKIISPIFPSTCRYQPTCSHYTVEALQKHGLFHGGWLAIKRIGSCNPWGGSGYDPVPSSEKENP, from the coding sequence TTGAAAAAAATACTCACATACCCGTTTATTTTTCTGGTGCGTGTGTATCAAAAAATTATTTCTCCCATATTTCCTTCAACCTGTAGATATCAGCCCACTTGTTCACACTATACGGTTGAAGCCTTACAGAAACACGGATTATTCCACGGGGGATGGTTAGCTATAAAACGAATTGGGAGTTGTAATCCATGGGGAGGTAGCGGCTACGATCCGGTGCCCTCTTCAGAAAAAGAAAACCCTTAA
- the cysS gene encoding cysteine--tRNA ligase has product MKRYKKQHLSLYNSLSKTKEAFQPIHEGAVGMYVCGPTVYSNVHMGNCRTFLSFDLVFRYLLHLGYKVRYVRNITDAGHLENDGESGDDPILKKARIEKLEPMEVVQKYTVDFHTIMAKFNALPPSIEPTATGHIIEQIQIVEKIIAEGYAYEKNGSVYFDVLKFNEDHAYGKLSGRQLEDMIANTRELAAQSEKKNPQDFALWKKAEPQHIMRWPSPWSDGFPGWHLECTAMSTKYLGNQFDIHGGGMDLKFPHHECEIAQAEAATKISPVNYWMHTNMLTLNGKKMAKSTGNNILPTELFTGENEVLSKAFSPTVAKFFMFQAHYRSILDFSNDALVASEKGFNRLMDAFHGIASLSVSASSSFDVAQWRQSCYDAMNDDFNSPILIAQLFEGAKFINSVKDGSATISEKDKELLNTTMSDFIFDVLGLEDSASEGTADGNKLTGAVALLIELRNQARANKDFATSDRIRDQLLEVGIQLNDGKDGTSFSVN; this is encoded by the coding sequence ATGAAACGATACAAAAAGCAACACCTTTCCCTATATAATTCCCTTTCAAAGACCAAAGAAGCATTCCAACCCATTCACGAAGGTGCCGTAGGGATGTATGTGTGCGGTCCCACTGTGTATAGCAATGTACACATGGGGAATTGTCGTACGTTTTTGTCCTTCGATTTGGTGTTTCGATATTTGTTGCATCTTGGTTATAAAGTACGTTATGTACGCAATATTACCGACGCAGGTCATTTGGAAAACGACGGTGAAAGCGGCGACGATCCCATCTTGAAAAAAGCGCGTATCGAAAAATTGGAACCTATGGAAGTGGTTCAAAAATATACGGTCGATTTCCATACCATCATGGCCAAATTCAATGCCTTACCGCCAAGTATTGAACCTACGGCGACGGGGCATATTATTGAACAGATTCAGATTGTTGAAAAAATTATTGCTGAAGGCTACGCCTACGAAAAAAACGGGTCGGTGTATTTTGATGTACTAAAATTTAATGAAGACCACGCCTACGGTAAATTAAGTGGAAGACAACTGGAAGACATGATTGCAAACACTCGTGAACTGGCAGCTCAATCTGAAAAAAAGAATCCCCAAGATTTTGCGCTCTGGAAAAAAGCCGAACCTCAACACATAATGAGATGGCCTTCTCCCTGGAGCGATGGTTTCCCGGGCTGGCATCTGGAGTGTACTGCCATGAGTACAAAATATTTGGGAAATCAATTCGATATTCACGGTGGCGGAATGGATTTAAAATTTCCTCACCACGAATGTGAAATTGCCCAAGCCGAAGCTGCAACCAAAATATCGCCTGTAAACTATTGGATGCATACTAATATGCTAACCCTGAATGGCAAGAAAATGGCAAAATCTACCGGAAACAATATTTTACCGACGGAATTGTTTACAGGTGAAAATGAGGTGCTTAGCAAAGCTTTTTCTCCCACGGTAGCCAAATTTTTTATGTTTCAGGCACACTACCGAAGCATTTTGGATTTTTCTAACGATGCTTTGGTTGCTTCCGAAAAAGGTTTTAACCGACTTATGGATGCTTTTCACGGCATTGCATCGCTTTCGGTTAGTGCGTCAAGCAGTTTTGATGTTGCGCAATGGCGTCAGTCTTGTTATGATGCTATGAATGATGATTTTAACAGTCCCATCCTAATTGCACAACTATTTGAAGGCGCTAAGTTTATCAACTCGGTAAAAGATGGAAGCGCAACAATTTCAGAAAAAGACAAGGAATTATTAAACACTACAATGTCCGATTTTATCTTCGATGTATTGGGCTTGGAAGACAGTGCTTCGGAAGGAACCGCAGACGGAAACAAATTGACCGGCGCAGTAGCACTTTTAATCGAATTAAGAAACCAGGCTCGTGCCAACAAAGACTTCGCTACCAGCGATCGAATTCGCGATCAATTATTAGAGGTTGGCATTCAGTTAAACGACGGGAAAGACGGTACTTCCTTTTCGGTAAATTAA
- the folE gene encoding GTP cyclohydrolase I FolE yields MDLEKQLKAIEAQGDNHIGSSTNTPLRSDAFELSDIEKIALIKKDVQNIMNTLGLDLTDDSLKGTPTRVAKMFVQEIFGGLHPDRKPKASTFENKYKYGEMLVEKNITLYSTCEHHLLPIVGKAHIAYISSGTVVGLSKMNRVVDYFAKRPQVQERLTMQIVEELQRVLGTEDVACVIDAKHLCVNSRGIRDIDSSTVTSEFGGKFKDLQTRREFLDYINLDTEF; encoded by the coding sequence ATGGATTTAGAAAAACAGCTAAAAGCTATCGAAGCGCAGGGTGACAATCACATAGGCTCTTCAACCAATACACCGCTTCGTTCGGATGCTTTTGAGCTAAGCGATATCGAGAAAATTGCGCTTATAAAAAAGGATGTTCAGAACATTATGAATACTCTGGGACTAGACCTTACAGACGATAGTTTGAAAGGTACACCCACACGAGTAGCTAAAATGTTTGTGCAGGAAATATTTGGCGGTTTGCATCCGGATCGAAAACCCAAAGCTTCCACCTTCGAAAACAAGTACAAATACGGTGAGATGTTGGTTGAAAAAAACATCACGCTCTATTCAACTTGTGAGCACCATTTATTGCCTATAGTTGGGAAGGCGCACATTGCTTATATTTCCAGCGGAACCGTGGTAGGGCTTTCAAAAATGAATCGCGTTGTGGACTATTTCGCAAAAAGACCACAAGTTCAGGAACGACTTACCATGCAAATTGTGGAGGAACTTCAGCGAGTTTTAGGAACTGAAGATGTCGCTTGTGTAATCGATGCCAAACACCTGTGTGTGAATTCACGTGGAATTAGAGATATTGACAGCAGTACCGTTACCAGCGAATTTGGAGGAAAATTTAAAGACCTTCAAACGCGAAGAGAATTTTTAGATTATATAAATTTAGACACCGAATTTTAA